The following are encoded in a window of Cucurbita pepo subsp. pepo cultivar mu-cu-16 chromosome LG12, ASM280686v2, whole genome shotgun sequence genomic DNA:
- the LOC111806840 gene encoding uncharacterized protein LOC111806840 isoform X1 — protein MAALHSYLSRFFSDFPFRITNYSEADLLMFFVFFTFSALGFSLYLRKRLRTISKANEPERIDIDQTCLVHSLLFERLPPDSPKWTSFFVEQGQDDLDLNKEFGESGQEEQGGKRKKKRAKKKRANLLHGGDEPELTLLYPFTSSTSVIQRKIKRQYDELMKCQESKELTLAQVTQFANCLINARSKLQHKADVIRRKFTITKALLYKADRSSLDRLQQQIYKLELEQKRLEEDTFVFNWLQQQLKLSPAYKKMLEIGSCTELMEKSENSTEKIDLESTDISFEELLAQEKKDSFWQRNGKLRSCSS, from the exons ATGGCGGCTTTACACTCTTATTTGTCCCGTTTCTTCTCCGATTTCCCATTTCGGATTACGAATTACTCTGAAGCAGACCTACTCAtgttcttcgtcttcttcacctTCTCCGCCCTCGGTTTCTCTCTTTATCTTCGTAAAAGGTTGCGGACGATCAGTAAGGCGAACGAGCCTGAGAGAATCGATATCGATCAGACCTGTTTGGTTCATTCGCTTCTATTCGAGAGATTACCGCCGGATTCTCCGAAATGGACGAGTTTCTTTGTTGAACAGGGCCAGGATGACCTCGATTTGAACAAGGAATTTGGAGAGTCTGGTCAGGAGGAGCAAGgggggaagaggaagaagaagagggcaaagaagaagagggcGAACCTGCTGCACGGCGGAGATGAGCCGGAATTGACTTTGTTGTATCCATTTACATCGTCTACTAGTGTGATTCAGAGGAAGATTAAACGGCAGTATGATGAACTTATGAAGTGTCAGGAATCAAAGGAGTTAACGTTGGCTCAG GTCACACAATTTGCCAACTGCTTAATCAACGCTAGAAGCAAGCTGCAGCACAA AGCTGATGTTATCCGCCGAAAGTTCACCATAACGAAAGCTCTGCTTTATAAGGCAGATCGATCCTCCCTCGATCGGCTTCAACAGCAG ATATACAAGTTAGAATTGGAACAGAAAAGACTGGAGGAGGATACCTTTGTTTTTAACTGGCTTCAACAACAGCTTAAACTCTCTCCAGCATACAAAAAG ATGCTGGAAATTGGTAGCTGCACGGAGTTAATGGAAAAATCTGAGAACTCGACAGAAAAGATCGATCTCGAGTCTACCGACATATCGTTTGAAGAACTATTAGCGCAGGAAAAAAAGGATTCATTTTG GCAGAGGAATGGGAAACTGAGATCATGCTCAAGCTGA
- the LOC111806840 gene encoding uncharacterized protein LOC111806840 isoform X2, protein MAALHSYLSRFFSDFPFRITNYSEADLLMFFVFFTFSALGFSLYLRKRLRTISKANEPERIDIDQTCLVHSLLFERLPPDSPKWTSFFVEQGQDDLDLNKEFGESGQEEQGGKRKKKRAKKKRANLLHGGDEPELTLLYPFTSSTSVIQRKIKRQYDELMKCQESKELTLAQVTQFANCLINARSKLQHKADVIRRKFTITKALLYKADRSSLDRLQQQIYKLELEQKRLEEDTFVFNWLQQQLKLSPAYKKPELMIALNQPSDGPDAGNW, encoded by the exons ATGGCGGCTTTACACTCTTATTTGTCCCGTTTCTTCTCCGATTTCCCATTTCGGATTACGAATTACTCTGAAGCAGACCTACTCAtgttcttcgtcttcttcacctTCTCCGCCCTCGGTTTCTCTCTTTATCTTCGTAAAAGGTTGCGGACGATCAGTAAGGCGAACGAGCCTGAGAGAATCGATATCGATCAGACCTGTTTGGTTCATTCGCTTCTATTCGAGAGATTACCGCCGGATTCTCCGAAATGGACGAGTTTCTTTGTTGAACAGGGCCAGGATGACCTCGATTTGAACAAGGAATTTGGAGAGTCTGGTCAGGAGGAGCAAGgggggaagaggaagaagaagagggcaaagaagaagagggcGAACCTGCTGCACGGCGGAGATGAGCCGGAATTGACTTTGTTGTATCCATTTACATCGTCTACTAGTGTGATTCAGAGGAAGATTAAACGGCAGTATGATGAACTTATGAAGTGTCAGGAATCAAAGGAGTTAACGTTGGCTCAG GTCACACAATTTGCCAACTGCTTAATCAACGCTAGAAGCAAGCTGCAGCACAA AGCTGATGTTATCCGCCGAAAGTTCACCATAACGAAAGCTCTGCTTTATAAGGCAGATCGATCCTCCCTCGATCGGCTTCAACAGCAG ATATACAAGTTAGAATTGGAACAGAAAAGACTGGAGGAGGATACCTTTGTTTTTAACTGGCTTCAACAACAGCTTAAACTCTCTCCAGCATACAAAAAG CCAGAGCTGATGATTGCTCTGAACCAACCTTCTGATGGTCCAGATGCTGGAAATTGGTAG
- the LOC111806841 gene encoding uncharacterized protein LOC111806841 isoform X1, translating into MSGEEPPKLYANKPKKAQVKQFQEQHKVMSASSSSSPAPPASSNTAATSSSSSSSLPQPPKESFARRYKFLWPMLLTVNLAVGAYLFMRTKKQDEQVTEEEAAPDSAKTAKIAAPVVEESFAKPAIVEPVKVREPIPVDQQRELFKWILEEKRKIKPKDREEKKRIDEEKAILKEFIRAKSIPNL; encoded by the exons ATGAGCGGAGAAGAACCTCCCAAGCTCTACGCCAACAAACCCAAGAAAG CTCAGGTCAAGCAATTTCAAGAACAGCACAAAGTCATGAgcgcttcttcttcttcttcaccggCGCCACCAGCTTCGTCGAACACGGCAGCtacgtcttcttcttcttcttcttcactgcCGCAGCCTCCGAAGGAATCATTTGCAAGGCGATATAAGTTCTTATGGCCCATGCTTTTGACCGTGAACCTTGCTGTTGGAG CTTATCTGTTTATGAGGACAAAGAAGCAAGATGAACAAGTAACTGAAGAAGAGGCTGCCCCGGATTCAGCGAAAACTGCCAAGATAGCTGCCCCTGTTGTTGAGGAATCATTTGCCAAACCAGCCATTGTGGAGCCTGTGAAGGTAAGAGAACCAATTCCAGTGGACCAGCAGCGTGAACTTTTCAAGTGGATTTTGGAAGAGAAACGCAAGATAAAGCCGAAGGATCGTGAAGAGAAGAAACGCATCGATGAAGAGAAAGCAATTCTCAAAGAGTTCATCCGAGCAAAATCTATTCCTAACCTTTAA
- the LOC111806841 gene encoding uncharacterized protein LOC111806841 isoform X2, which yields MSASSSSSPAPPASSNTAATSSSSSSSLPQPPKESFARRYKFLWPMLLTVNLAVGAYLFMRTKKQDEQVTEEEAAPDSAKTAKIAAPVVEESFAKPAIVEPVKVREPIPVDQQRELFKWILEEKRKIKPKDREEKKRIDEEKAILKEFIRAKSIPNL from the exons ATGAgcgcttcttcttcttcttcaccggCGCCACCAGCTTCGTCGAACACGGCAGCtacgtcttcttcttcttcttcttcactgcCGCAGCCTCCGAAGGAATCATTTGCAAGGCGATATAAGTTCTTATGGCCCATGCTTTTGACCGTGAACCTTGCTGTTGGAG CTTATCTGTTTATGAGGACAAAGAAGCAAGATGAACAAGTAACTGAAGAAGAGGCTGCCCCGGATTCAGCGAAAACTGCCAAGATAGCTGCCCCTGTTGTTGAGGAATCATTTGCCAAACCAGCCATTGTGGAGCCTGTGAAGGTAAGAGAACCAATTCCAGTGGACCAGCAGCGTGAACTTTTCAAGTGGATTTTGGAAGAGAAACGCAAGATAAAGCCGAAGGATCGTGAAGAGAAGAAACGCATCGATGAAGAGAAAGCAATTCTCAAAGAGTTCATCCGAGCAAAATCTATTCCTAACCTTTAA